Proteins encoded in a region of the Saccharothrix ecbatanensis genome:
- a CDS encoding phosphotransferase enzyme family protein, which translates to MPYAGDVRDVLSAAGLRAGLPTTEAKLIRDGTNVIYRIPGGVVARVGPPGSRVVAERQIGASRWLADAGIPVVRALAGIDQPTVVDDRPVTWWTELPEHRYATPSELGKVLAQLHSLAVPDSPRLPVVDPFDGLADSIHRGTELLGVDRTWLRDLLERLRGEYTALAPGLPQCVIHGDAWQGNVVVPDRGRPVLLDLDHLGIGPREWDLISLAVDYTDFSRIEHSDYQAFVSAYGGYDMTTWSGYRTLATIRELRWTAFVLGKADVNEKAADEARHRVACLRGEITRPWSWSAF; encoded by the coding sequence ATGCCGTACGCAGGAGATGTCCGTGACGTACTGAGCGCAGCAGGGTTGAGAGCAGGCCTGCCAACCACGGAAGCCAAACTGATCCGGGACGGCACGAACGTCATCTACCGGATTCCTGGTGGTGTGGTTGCCCGCGTTGGACCTCCAGGGTCTCGTGTAGTCGCCGAGCGCCAGATCGGAGCATCGCGCTGGTTGGCTGATGCCGGTATCCCGGTCGTACGAGCCCTCGCCGGCATCGACCAGCCCACAGTTGTCGATGATCGTCCCGTCACCTGGTGGACGGAACTTCCCGAGCACCGGTACGCCACCCCCTCCGAACTGGGCAAAGTGCTCGCCCAACTGCACAGCTTGGCCGTGCCGGATTCGCCTCGGCTTCCCGTGGTCGACCCATTCGACGGCTTGGCCGATTCGATCCACCGCGGAACCGAACTGCTAGGCGTCGACCGAACATGGCTCCGTGATCTCCTGGAACGGCTGCGCGGCGAGTACACCGCACTGGCACCAGGACTGCCTCAGTGCGTCATCCACGGCGATGCGTGGCAGGGCAACGTCGTCGTCCCCGATCGAGGCCGCCCCGTGTTGTTGGACCTGGATCATCTTGGGATCGGGCCCCGTGAATGGGACCTGATCTCGCTGGCGGTCGACTACACGGACTTTTCACGGATCGAGCACTCCGACTACCAGGCCTTCGTGTCTGCATACGGCGGCTACGACATGACGACCTGGTCCGGCTACCGGACGCTGGCGACAATCAGGGAGCTCCGCTGGACAGCTTTCGTCCTGGGCAAGGCAGACGTCAACGAGAAGGCAGCGGACGAGGCTCGGCACCGAGTGGCCTGTTTGCGCGGCGAGATCACCCGTCCTTGGTCGTGGTCGGCCTTCTGA
- a CDS encoding CpaF family protein: MDLPAGATRLRQHLRKRLNAELPQRVADQQDRTGTTATREARRELARGILDEALRAHTENELAAGRQLLPREAEQRVMAEVVNELFGMAGLQPLLDDPTVETINANRFDRVFVQYNDGRRARVLPIAGSNEELTDLIRLLAARASSQERRFDQGSPALNLQLPGGERLFAVMGLTAGGVTALSIRRHGYLTVTLPELRRRGTLDPGLEQFVRALVKARKNVLITGGTGAGKTTLLRGLASEMDPLERIVTIEDAFELGLDHDPDIHADVTAFQAREPNVEGEGAISQAELVRWGLRMSPDRVIVGEIRGPEVIPMCNAMSQGNDGSMATLHASSSRIAFTRLASYAAQGVERLPLDATNLLVASAVHFVVHLARAEDRRTRVVSSIREVVGADGPQVISNEVYRPGPDRRARPVAGALRTDTLDDLVDVGFDPGVLENPEGWWAP; the protein is encoded by the coding sequence ATGGACCTCCCAGCGGGCGCCACCCGACTGCGGCAGCACCTGAGGAAGCGGTTGAACGCCGAACTTCCGCAACGAGTGGCCGACCAGCAAGACCGCACCGGAACGACCGCCACCCGCGAGGCGCGTCGTGAACTGGCGCGCGGGATCCTCGACGAGGCGCTGCGCGCGCACACCGAGAACGAACTGGCCGCGGGCCGGCAGCTGCTGCCCCGTGAGGCCGAGCAGCGGGTCATGGCCGAGGTCGTCAACGAGCTGTTCGGCATGGCCGGACTCCAGCCTCTGCTGGACGACCCGACCGTGGAGACGATCAACGCCAACCGGTTCGACCGGGTGTTCGTCCAGTACAACGACGGCCGCCGCGCCCGGGTCTTGCCGATCGCGGGCTCGAACGAGGAGCTGACCGATCTGATTCGGCTGCTCGCCGCCCGCGCGAGCAGCCAGGAGCGCCGGTTCGACCAGGGCTCGCCGGCCCTCAACCTCCAGCTTCCAGGCGGGGAGCGGTTGTTCGCCGTGATGGGCCTGACCGCGGGCGGTGTGACGGCGTTGTCGATCCGCCGCCACGGCTACCTCACCGTCACCCTCCCGGAGTTGCGTCGCCGAGGAACCCTCGACCCCGGTCTGGAGCAGTTCGTGCGGGCGCTGGTCAAGGCCCGCAAGAACGTCCTGATCACCGGTGGCACCGGGGCGGGAAAGACCACCCTGCTGCGTGGGCTGGCCTCGGAGATGGACCCGCTGGAGCGCATCGTCACCATCGAGGACGCCTTCGAGTTGGGCTTGGATCACGACCCGGACATCCATGCCGATGTAACCGCCTTCCAGGCCCGCGAACCCAATGTGGAAGGCGAGGGGGCGATCAGCCAGGCCGAACTCGTGCGGTGGGGCCTGCGGATGAGCCCGGACCGGGTCATCGTCGGTGAGATCCGCGGGCCCGAGGTCATTCCGATGTGCAACGCGATGTCGCAGGGCAACGACGGCTCGATGGCCACCCTCCACGCCAGTAGCTCCCGGATCGCGTTCACCCGCCTCGCGTCGTACGCGGCGCAAGGCGTCGAACGGCTGCCGCTGGATGCCACCAACCTGCTCGTCGCCAGCGCGGTGCATTTCGTGGTCCACCTGGCTCGTGCCGAAGACCGTCGCACCCGCGTGGTGTCCTCGATCCGCGAGGTCGTGGGCGCTGACGGCCCGCAGGTGATCTCCAACGAGGTCTACCGCCCCGGACCCGACCGACGCGCTCGTCCGGTGGCCGGGGCGCTTCGTACCGACACCCTCGACGACCTGGTCGACGTCGGCTTCGACCCCGGCGTGCTGGAGAACCCCGAGGGCTGGTGGGCCCCGTGA
- a CDS encoding helix-turn-helix domain-containing protein, with translation MGSRREAFVARREAMGFTQEGLAAAVGVEFSTVGRWERGTLTPMPSRRRKIAKALDISLDELDTLLGHRPAQGVPSHPVQSTAQMPSTPPATTAICPTGQASGSLVMEAYDATARVDVGASPAEFLRPLTLDVQPPRRIGRNEVEQVKWMTGTLAASENLYGGGMAGDAGVAHLRWACRLLDTKAADAVRSAMFEAVGNLAGVVAFSAFDVGDHEAAARCFRFGLWCAEQGGSWELRAATLADMARQAIYVGKLDEALSLIEFAQVRADRLTATARAMIGIIRARLLAILGRHDEARAEVDRADMHFAERQAATDPPWLSYYDEAEHAGSSARALTPLAVAQKRPGEAAERLATAIRLHSDAYPRSRAFSRTRLATLHMTIGDPREGFQIGHQAVVEATVLHSRRMDEELHKLARATERHLSIPEVADLSHFLASATSDV, from the coding sequence GTGGGCAGCAGGCGTGAAGCGTTCGTGGCCCGTCGTGAGGCGATGGGGTTCACTCAGGAAGGACTCGCAGCGGCCGTCGGTGTGGAGTTCTCCACGGTGGGCAGGTGGGAGCGGGGCACCCTGACCCCCATGCCGTCGCGTAGGCGCAAGATCGCGAAAGCGCTCGACATCTCGCTCGACGAATTGGACACCTTGCTCGGGCATCGGCCTGCTCAAGGCGTGCCGAGCCACCCAGTACAGAGCACGGCCCAAATGCCTTCGACACCACCCGCGACTACGGCGATCTGTCCGACAGGGCAGGCGTCTGGTTCCCTGGTGATGGAGGCGTACGACGCGACCGCGCGTGTCGATGTGGGCGCGAGCCCAGCCGAGTTTCTCCGACCGTTGACCTTGGACGTGCAGCCTCCGCGACGTATCGGCCGTAACGAGGTCGAGCAGGTGAAGTGGATGACGGGCACGCTGGCGGCCAGCGAGAACCTGTACGGCGGCGGTATGGCCGGTGACGCAGGAGTCGCACACCTGCGATGGGCCTGCCGCTTGCTGGACACGAAGGCCGCCGACGCAGTCCGCTCGGCGATGTTCGAGGCGGTCGGAAACCTGGCCGGCGTAGTTGCTTTCTCGGCCTTCGACGTCGGTGATCACGAAGCCGCAGCGCGCTGCTTCCGTTTCGGCCTGTGGTGTGCCGAGCAAGGCGGCTCGTGGGAACTCCGCGCCGCGACGTTGGCGGACATGGCTCGTCAAGCCATCTACGTGGGCAAGCTGGACGAAGCGCTGTCGTTGATCGAGTTCGCCCAGGTCCGGGCCGACCGGCTGACCGCCACAGCGAGGGCCATGATCGGCATCATCCGCGCCCGGTTGCTGGCTATTCTGGGCCGTCACGACGAGGCACGAGCCGAAGTGGACCGCGCGGACATGCACTTTGCCGAGCGCCAGGCGGCGACTGACCCGCCCTGGCTCTCGTACTACGACGAGGCCGAACACGCGGGCAGCAGCGCGCGTGCACTGACTCCACTTGCGGTGGCTCAGAAACGGCCTGGAGAGGCTGCTGAACGCCTCGCAACGGCGATCCGCTTGCACAGCGACGCCTACCCGCGCTCTCGGGCGTTCTCCCGCACACGGCTGGCCACGTTGCATATGACCATCGGCGACCCGAGGGAAGGCTTCCAGATAGGACACCAGGCAGTCGTCGAGGCAACTGTGCTGCACTCGCGTCGCATGGACGAGGAACTGCACAAGCTGGCGCGCGCGACTGAACGGCACCTGTCGATCCCAGAGGTCGCGGATCTCTCGCACTTTCTGGCATCGGCCACAAGCGATGTCTGA
- a CDS encoding NUDIX domain-containing protein — protein sequence MNHDVASALGPLLTAYGLVGRGDHILLVRDRHGSSYQLPGTVVRPGETVDDALRRALGEHVDTGIDRLDFCAAVEHRVQTHPDGQSVYEVTLLFDVTLAEPASVTAPERELRWVDDADLGIVDLRPAAIANLLRTGAFAESNAWWPTPA from the coding sequence ATGAACCACGACGTCGCCTCAGCCCTCGGTCCACTTCTCACGGCATACGGCCTTGTTGGACGTGGTGATCACATCCTTCTTGTCCGCGACCGGCACGGCTCGTCGTACCAACTGCCGGGCACCGTCGTGCGCCCCGGTGAAACCGTGGATGACGCTCTGCGCCGGGCGCTCGGTGAACACGTCGACACCGGCATCGACCGCCTGGACTTCTGCGCCGCCGTGGAGCATCGCGTGCAGACCCACCCGGACGGCCAGTCGGTCTACGAAGTGACGCTGCTCTTCGACGTGACTCTGGCCGAGCCTGCCTCAGTTACCGCCCCCGAACGGGAACTGCGCTGGGTCGACGATGCCGACCTCGGCATCGTCGACCTGCGGCCCGCAGCGATCGCAAACCTACTGCGAACCGGTGCCTTCGCCGAAAGCAACGCTTGGTGGCCGACGCCGGCATGA
- a CDS encoding zinc finger protein, translating into MPPLRPFRWLPYDRRRHAVNAEARDNETTTTLCDEKLTIPATPATREEWCWPTCSACDAAWRAVEGIPPFPRRPTTTSRTASTAGTRRNAHASVRGNVAVKHRSGTSVEAAMSEV; encoded by the coding sequence ATGCCACCCCTGCGCCCGTTTCGCTGGCTGCCATACGACCGCCGTCGGCATGCTGTCAACGCGGAGGCCCGGGACAACGAAACGACCACCACCCTCTGCGACGAGAAACTGACCATCCCCGCCACTCCAGCCACGAGGGAAGAATGGTGCTGGCCCACCTGCTCCGCTTGCGACGCCGCGTGGCGGGCCGTCGAGGGGATCCCGCCCTTCCCCCGCCGGCCGACGACCACATCGCGCACGGCGAGCACGGCGGGAACCCGACGGAACGCCCATGCCTCGGTGCGCGGCAACGTCGCGGTGAAGCACCGCAGCGGCACCTCCGTCGAGGCGGCAATGTCGGAGGTATGA
- a CDS encoding type II secretion system F family protein, with protein MGPVILALDITLGPTTGAAALLGVGTGLGLLLVTLGWRGTDPRRSRRTRSRATGPVDQHRTLRIALAVTAGVVTGLLTGWVVGAVLAGLAAWALPRVLGRDPDHARRVGRIEAIATWTEMLRDTLSAAAGLEQAILATAPLAPTAIRGEVGELATGIENGDRLAPALRRLGERLDDPVGDLVIAALLLAAEQQTRQLAELLGSLADAARGQASMRMRVEAGRARTRTSVRVIVGTTLVFAVAVVLLNRDYMSAYDSASGQIVLLGIGALFAAGFAWLNRIARVAQPDRFLSTAADFDPTTGSARVVVATARQE; from the coding sequence GTGGGCCCCGTGATCCTCGCCCTGGACATCACGCTCGGCCCAACCACCGGAGCTGCCGCTCTGCTCGGCGTCGGCACTGGACTAGGCCTGCTGCTGGTCACTCTCGGCTGGCGCGGTACCGACCCACGCCGTTCTCGCCGGACCCGGAGCCGCGCGACGGGCCCGGTCGACCAGCACCGCACCTTGCGCATCGCGCTCGCCGTGACGGCCGGCGTGGTGACCGGCCTGCTCACCGGCTGGGTCGTCGGCGCCGTCCTGGCCGGCCTCGCGGCCTGGGCGCTGCCGCGGGTGCTGGGCCGCGACCCTGACCACGCCCGCCGTGTCGGGCGGATCGAGGCCATCGCCACCTGGACCGAAATGCTCAGGGACACTCTGTCGGCCGCCGCCGGGCTCGAACAGGCCATCCTCGCCACCGCCCCGCTGGCGCCGACAGCCATCCGCGGCGAGGTCGGTGAACTCGCCACCGGCATCGAGAACGGCGACCGCCTGGCACCTGCGCTGCGCCGCCTCGGCGAACGCCTGGACGACCCGGTCGGCGACCTGGTCATCGCCGCCCTGTTGCTGGCCGCGGAACAACAGACCCGCCAGCTCGCCGAACTGCTGGGGTCGCTGGCCGACGCCGCCCGTGGACAAGCCTCGATGCGGATGCGCGTGGAAGCCGGACGTGCCCGCACCCGCACCTCGGTGCGGGTCATCGTCGGCACCACGTTGGTCTTCGCCGTCGCCGTGGTGCTGCTCAACCGCGACTACATGAGCGCCTACGACAGCGCGAGCGGCCAAATCGTGTTGCTGGGAATCGGAGCGTTGTTCGCCGCCGGGTTCGCGTGGCTCAACCGGATCGCCCGCGTAGCCCAGCCCGACCGCTTCCTCTCAACCGCCGCCGACTTCGACCCGACTACCGGCTCCGCCCGGGTCGTCGTCGCCACCGCACGACAGGAGTGA
- a CDS encoding type II secretion system F family protein, giving the protein MITHITLGIGSGIGLWALAVYLFPPRPALGAVLAHATAPPPPEPILATDDHGWATRLGRPAVTPLRALGLPGRRLAKDLAVIGRSTSTHLAEKATLTVAGLLLPALLTVVLIVAGLGTGFEFPIIAGLVLAGAGFVLPDLQAHAEAAKLRTGFRHALSAYLDLVWITLVGGAGVDSALGDSVNIGRGWAFEQIRRALDTARLTRTTPWAILRRLGEELDVTELAELAASVSLAGTEGAKVRTSLAAKAGALRTHQITEAEGDAQAATERMSLPVMALFLGFLAFIAYPALTQVLNGL; this is encoded by the coding sequence GTGATCACCCACATCACCCTGGGCATCGGATCGGGGATCGGCCTGTGGGCCTTGGCGGTCTACCTGTTCCCGCCACGACCGGCCCTCGGCGCGGTCCTGGCCCATGCCACCGCCCCGCCCCCTCCGGAACCCATTCTCGCCACCGACGACCACGGCTGGGCCACGCGGCTTGGCCGACCCGCCGTCACCCCACTGCGCGCGCTCGGACTCCCCGGCAGGCGTCTGGCCAAGGACCTGGCGGTCATCGGCCGCTCGACCTCGACTCACCTGGCGGAGAAGGCCACTCTCACCGTTGCCGGGCTGCTGCTACCCGCCCTGCTGACCGTGGTGCTCATCGTGGCCGGACTCGGAACCGGCTTCGAGTTCCCGATCATCGCCGGACTCGTCCTGGCGGGCGCCGGGTTCGTCCTGCCGGATCTGCAAGCCCACGCCGAGGCCGCGAAGCTGCGTACAGGATTCCGCCACGCGCTCTCGGCCTACCTGGACCTTGTGTGGATCACCCTCGTCGGGGGAGCAGGGGTCGACAGCGCCCTCGGCGACTCGGTGAACATCGGCCGAGGATGGGCTTTCGAGCAGATCCGCCGCGCCCTGGACACCGCCCGGCTGACGCGTACCACTCCCTGGGCGATCCTGCGGCGGCTCGGCGAGGAACTGGACGTGACCGAGCTGGCCGAACTCGCCGCCTCGGTCAGCCTGGCAGGCACCGAGGGCGCCAAAGTCCGCACCAGCCTGGCAGCCAAGGCCGGGGCACTGCGCACCCACCAGATCACCGAAGCCGAAGGCGACGCCCAGGCAGCCACCGAACGCATGTCGCTACCGGTGATGGCACTGTTCCTTGGGTTCTTGGCCTTCATTGCCTATCCCGCGCTCACACAGGTCCTCAATGGACTGTGA
- a CDS encoding helix-turn-helix domain-containing protein yields MQTDEKTEKDTGTPRLSTAHSRELGEELRRTRHRAAMSSGSVAEAMGWSLGKLSKLETGTRGTSAWEIGTLIGRLGADKPTRDRILIIASEPDTGSFLRPHNGIPDTLAALTLHEQAARSIIAYEPLAIPALAQTEDYAYALTGDRDLAKARVFRREIQRRRAAGADTVLYTHEAALRMMTGGPEVMRDQLLHLTLMCGWPHITPRVIPMTAQPHAALQSSAALLTFAPPTKPLAYTETDAATVFHDHPSAVARYQAKMRHLAALALSAAKSHDVIARWADSYDRKSR; encoded by the coding sequence ATGCAGACCGACGAGAAGACGGAGAAGGACACCGGCACGCCGAGGTTGAGCACCGCTCACAGCCGTGAACTCGGCGAAGAACTGCGGCGAACCCGGCACCGGGCGGCGATGTCGTCCGGATCGGTCGCGGAAGCCATGGGTTGGTCGCTCGGCAAGCTTTCCAAGCTGGAGACCGGCACCAGGGGCACCAGCGCGTGGGAAATCGGCACCTTGATCGGCAGGCTCGGCGCGGACAAACCCACCCGCGACCGGATCCTGATCATTGCCAGTGAACCGGACACAGGAAGCTTTCTCCGTCCGCACAACGGTATCCCGGACACGTTGGCTGCCTTGACCCTGCACGAACAGGCGGCGCGATCGATCATCGCCTACGAACCCCTCGCCATCCCGGCTCTGGCCCAGACCGAAGACTACGCATACGCCCTCACCGGTGACCGCGACCTCGCCAAGGCCCGAGTCTTCCGACGGGAGATCCAGCGCCGCCGCGCTGCGGGCGCCGACACGGTTCTCTATACGCACGAGGCAGCGTTGCGCATGATGACCGGAGGACCGGAGGTCATGCGCGACCAACTGTTGCACTTGACCTTGATGTGCGGATGGCCGCACATCACCCCGCGTGTCATCCCGATGACGGCACAGCCCCACGCCGCCCTCCAGAGCTCCGCCGCGCTGCTCACCTTCGCGCCGCCCACCAAACCTCTGGCCTACACCGAAACCGACGCTGCGACTGTGTTCCACGACCACCCGAGCGCGGTGGCCCGCTACCAGGCCAAGATGCGCCACCTCGCCGCATTGGCCCTGTCCGCTGCCAAATCCCACGACGTGATCGCACGCTGGGCCGATTCCTACGACCGGAAGTCACGCTGA
- a CDS encoding MinD/ParA family ATP-binding protein — protein MTTLAVALAARWPAPARALVVEADPSGGDLGLRFSLSSTPGLVSLAAAARRGAETDLVWRHAQQLPGGLPVIAAPPDAEQARAALSALVPDSTSGLGVLRAAADQSGVVVIADCGRVDTGSPALAIVRSSDVVVLLSRAHADDLAHLPRRLPAVGRWSPNPVLLLVGNGYSTAEVARELGTPPLGRVPDDPNGAAVLCGRPNKLRWGRSGPEHSALGRFAHKVATELATREGPPIPVRSRPQPAPPLTPGPALGSVPGVPAGSVWPDGLRLAPDPGFDHHDRQGGQAS, from the coding sequence GTGACGACGCTGGCCGTGGCGCTGGCGGCTCGCTGGCCGGCCCCGGCGCGTGCCCTGGTGGTCGAGGCCGATCCGTCCGGTGGTGACCTCGGCCTGCGGTTCTCCCTGTCCTCGACGCCAGGTCTGGTGAGCTTGGCCGCCGCCGCGCGCCGTGGTGCTGAAACCGACCTGGTGTGGCGGCACGCCCAGCAGCTTCCCGGCGGTCTGCCCGTGATCGCTGCCCCGCCGGACGCCGAGCAGGCTCGCGCGGCGCTGTCCGCGTTGGTGCCCGACTCGACGAGCGGGCTCGGTGTCCTGCGGGCGGCGGCTGATCAGTCTGGGGTGGTGGTCATCGCCGACTGCGGACGAGTGGACACCGGTTCGCCTGCGCTGGCGATCGTGCGCTCGTCCGACGTGGTGGTGCTGTTGTCGCGGGCTCACGCCGACGACCTCGCGCACCTGCCGCGCCGGTTGCCCGCGGTCGGCCGCTGGAGCCCGAACCCCGTGCTGTTGCTGGTCGGTAACGGCTACTCCACCGCCGAGGTCGCACGGGAACTCGGCACGCCACCGCTGGGACGGGTGCCCGATGACCCGAACGGCGCGGCCGTCCTCTGCGGACGGCCGAACAAGTTGCGTTGGGGTCGCAGTGGACCCGAGCACTCGGCGCTGGGCCGCTTCGCGCACAAGGTCGCCACCGAACTCGCCACCCGTGAGGGCCCGCCGATCCCGGTTCGGAGCCGGCCCCAGCCCGCTCCACCCCTGACACCCGGTCCGGCTTTGGGCTCTGTTCCCGGTGTCCCGGCTGGCTCGGTCTGGCCCGACGGTCTGCGCCTCGCACCGGACCCCGGCTTCGACCATCACGACCGGCAGGGAGGGCAGGCATCATGA
- a CDS encoding prepilin peptidase: MGGLLALWARSLLRISQFSPRAWGASAALTAILFAVLAWRLGIGFDLLAYSYLAAVSVPLSMVDLAEQRLPSVVVLPSYLVLGATFAIEANRSSNHVALVRALVAMAVLAAAYLVLALGLGGLGAGDVKFAGLLGLALGWLSWGAVLAGTSAGWLLAVVVRVVLRLARRVDPDEPLPLGPYLAVGALMTIAAGPPA; this comes from the coding sequence GTGGGTGGCTTGCTGGCCCTCTGGGCTCGAAGTTTGCTGCGGATCTCACAGTTCAGCCCACGAGCGTGGGGCGCATCGGCGGCGTTAACAGCGATCTTGTTCGCCGTGCTGGCATGGCGCCTCGGCATCGGGTTCGACCTACTGGCCTACAGCTACTTGGCTGCCGTTTCCGTGCCGCTCTCGATGGTGGACCTGGCGGAGCAGCGTCTGCCCAGCGTGGTCGTTCTGCCCAGCTACCTCGTTCTCGGTGCGACCTTTGCGATAGAGGCCAACCGAAGCTCCAACCACGTGGCCTTGGTGCGGGCTCTGGTCGCAATGGCCGTGCTCGCTGCGGCATACCTTGTACTCGCCCTCGGGCTCGGCGGGCTCGGCGCCGGTGATGTGAAGTTCGCCGGCCTGCTCGGTCTGGCCCTCGGGTGGCTGAGCTGGGGAGCCGTGCTGGCAGGAACGTCGGCCGGTTGGCTTCTTGCGGTGGTTGTGCGCGTCGTGTTGAGGCTCGCTCGACGGGTCGACCCTGATGAGCCATTGCCGCTCGGTCCCTACCTCGCGGTCGGGGCCCTGATGACCATCGCAGCAGGACCTCCAGCTTGA
- a CDS encoding transcriptional regulator, whose amino-acid sequence MTTMLYRVRLRTGVFTFLRRTKFRSEYALAKAMGVNRSTVSRVLAGELQPGSAFIAGALAAFTPVTFEDLFEVVNTSEAIPATPPPDHRPS is encoded by the coding sequence ATGACGACGATGCTTTACCGGGTCAGACTCCGGACGGGAGTGTTCACCTTCCTGCGCCGCACCAAATTCCGCTCGGAGTATGCGCTCGCCAAGGCAATGGGCGTGAACCGCTCCACCGTAAGTCGGGTCCTGGCTGGTGAGCTGCAACCCGGCTCGGCGTTCATCGCCGGTGCCCTCGCCGCGTTTACCCCGGTCACCTTTGAAGACCTCTTCGAAGTAGTCAACACGTCGGAAGCGATCCCGGCGACGCCCCCACCAGACCATCGCCCGTCGTGA
- a CDS encoding helix-turn-helix domain-containing protein: protein MAVTDGEVTFMGDRREKFAARRELMGFTQETLAAVVGVEFSTVGRWERGDLTPQPYRRPRIAKALGLTLEELGTLLAPPRQNSAPPSIAATAATTDVEDHAGAHLAPRTAIPVQSAPAETDDMNRRDLLRLFSMTGTLLALPALETVIDPERLGSVGRPGGLDVAAVAEFEQINSHLWGVYALASTKSQVLPLVRSQLDVLSEGLRRPQMPAIRQRLCGVAADLFQLAGEISFDSDRYTDAAHSYTLAATAAKEASAFDLWSCALTRHAFIAVYERQFKDAAPMLDLAADLARRGDLTLSTRHWVAAVQAETFAGLGQFDACRRALETAGEVQQLQGQVHNGGWLRFDGSRLAEERGTCYVTLGRPELAETALTDALAGELTVRRKAAVLTDLAMVGVHRRDPDQVATYAEAALATARHTASGVVVRKLRGLQPHLASLLHHEQIQRLDVEITTMVGDHAA from the coding sequence GTGGCAGTGACCGATGGTGAGGTGACGTTCATGGGTGACCGGCGGGAGAAGTTCGCGGCTCGGCGTGAGCTGATGGGGTTCACCCAGGAGACGCTCGCGGCTGTCGTCGGTGTGGAGTTCTCCACCGTGGGCCGATGGGAACGTGGTGATCTCACACCGCAGCCGTACCGGAGGCCGCGCATCGCGAAGGCGCTCGGCCTCACACTTGAAGAACTCGGTACGTTGCTCGCACCCCCGAGGCAGAACAGCGCTCCGCCCTCGATCGCCGCCACTGCCGCGACCACGGACGTTGAAGATCACGCAGGAGCACACCTCGCTCCCCGCACCGCCATCCCTGTCCAGTCGGCCCCTGCGGAGACAGACGACATGAACCGTCGCGACCTGCTGCGCCTGTTCAGCATGACCGGCACCTTGCTCGCATTGCCCGCACTCGAAACCGTCATCGACCCGGAGCGACTTGGTTCGGTTGGCCGACCTGGTGGACTGGATGTCGCGGCCGTCGCAGAGTTCGAGCAGATCAACAGCCACTTGTGGGGCGTGTACGCGCTTGCCTCAACCAAGAGCCAGGTACTGCCCTTGGTCCGAAGTCAGCTCGACGTCCTCTCCGAAGGCTTGCGCCGACCGCAGATGCCTGCCATCCGGCAGCGACTGTGCGGAGTCGCGGCCGACCTTTTCCAGCTCGCCGGCGAGATCTCGTTCGACAGCGACCGCTATACCGACGCCGCACACAGCTACACACTTGCCGCGACGGCAGCCAAGGAGGCAAGCGCGTTCGACCTCTGGTCGTGTGCCCTCACTCGGCACGCGTTCATCGCCGTCTACGAGCGCCAGTTCAAGGACGCCGCGCCGATGCTCGATCTGGCTGCCGACCTTGCTCGTCGGGGTGACCTCACGCTTTCGACCCGTCATTGGGTGGCAGCCGTGCAGGCCGAGACGTTCGCCGGTCTCGGGCAGTTCGATGCCTGCCGGCGCGCACTTGAAACCGCGGGCGAGGTCCAGCAGTTGCAAGGCCAGGTGCACAACGGCGGATGGCTGCGGTTCGACGGCTCCCGGCTGGCTGAGGAACGCGGCACTTGTTACGTGACGCTCGGCCGTCCCGAACTCGCCGAGACGGCTTTGACCGACGCCTTGGCCGGAGAGCTGACCGTCCGGCGGAAAGCAGCGGTGCTGACGGACCTGGCGATGGTCGGTGTGCACCGACGCGACCCCGACCAAGTTGCCACATACGCCGAGGCCGCACTCGCGACTGCCCGCCACACCGCGTCCGGTGTGGTCGTGCGCAAGCTGCGCGGCCTGCAACCCCATCTGGCCTCATTGCTCCACCACGAGCAGATCCAACGGCTCGACGTCGAGATCACCACCATGGTCGGCGATCACGCCGCCTGA